In the genome of bacterium, the window GGTCGGCGGCGCCGCTGGTGCCCGACTGCAGCGCGACCTGGCGTTTGGTCAGGTCGGTCGTTTCGGCGTCGAGCAGGTCGTTGGCCCGGTGGAGGTCGTCGATCAAAAAGGCGAGCGAGGTCGTGTCCGTGCCGGCCAGGCTTCGCTCGACCTCCGCCTGGCTGCGGATCTGCACGGTGGCGATGAACGCGACCGCCAACGCGATCAGCCAGACGCTGACGCCGCGGGCCGTCGACCGCCGCCGCGGGCCGCGAGCCGGCCTAGAACGGGCTGACATGTGAGATCTGCAAGCTCGAGTCGTACGCCGGGAGCGACAGGTCGGGGCTGCCGGAATAGGTGACTCGAAGCTGGAATTGCACCTGCCGCGCGCGTATGTCCGGGAGCGCCGACGGGGCGTCGAGCGCCGCCTGCATCCGGTTGCGGTCGCCGACGGCGATGACCTTGATCGGCGAGGACAGGGGCGGCCCCTGGTCGATGACGACCTGGCCTTCGGATCCTGAAAACGCGGTCAGCGGGGTGATCCGCCGCCCATTGACGGCAATGCCCTCGGCGCCCTGCGCGAACAGCAGGTTGACCACGTCCTGGACGTCCTGGAAATTGACCAGGTAGCGGGTCTGCCCGCTCTGGTCGGGCGCCGGCACGCCGTTGCCTAGGTCGACCTCGATTCCCGGTCCGTGCATCGAGGTGAGCCCGGCGTGAGCGCGCAGGTCCGAGACCTGGTTCTGAAGGGCCTGGGTGGCGGCGGAGCGCTGGGCGGCGTCCGATTCCAGCACGTCGATCTGCGTGCGCAGGGCGGCGATCTTGCGGCGCGACCCGGCATTGGTCGCTTCCAGGTCCTGCACGCTGCGCACGAGAGCCTGGTAGCGGGCGACCTGGTTGGAGGGCGTCAGTAGCTGGGCCTTGACCTGGCCGGCGACCAGGAACCCGGTCGCTAGGGCGACCGCCGCCACCACGACGGCGCTGGCCAGCTGTTGACGCGACATGCCCGCAATTCTGCTTGAACAAGATCAACGCGTCGCCGTCACCCCGCACCCCTTCTCGGCACCCCCAAGCTTCGCCCGGAGTTTTGTTGCGGCGAGATCTTTAGATCTCCCAGCCTCTTCGGAGTAGTATCGGAGTCCCGAAATGGCGGTCGAAACTCGCGCTCCGGCCTTCCAGACCGCCCAGCGGCGCTTTGACGCCGCTGCCGACGTGATCGGTCTTTCCGACGGCGCGCGCCGCGGCCTGCGCGATGTCAAGCGTGAGCTCACGGTGCATTTCCCGGTGCGCATGGACGACGGCTCGGTCCGCGTGTTCACGGGCTGGCGCGTGCAGCACAACATCAGCCGCGGGCCGGCGAAGGGAGGCATCCGCTACCACCCCGACGTCAACCTGGACCTGGTCAAAGCGCTGGCCATGCTCATGACGTGGAAGTGCGCCGCCGTCGGCATCCCTTACGGCGGTTCGAAGGGCGCGGTCGCCTGCGACCCCAGCAAGATGTCGTCGAGCGAGCTCGAGCACCTGACCCGGCGATTCGCGACCGAGATCGCGATCCTGATCGGCCCGGAAAAGGACATCCCCGCGCCGGACATGGGCACCAACCCCCAGGTGATGGCTTGGATCATGGACACCATCTCCATGCACTCCGGACACTCGGTGACCGCATCGGTCACCGGCAAGCCGGTCGACGTGGGCGGGTCGGAGGGACGTGTCGACGCCCCCGGACGCGGCGCCACCTACCTCACGCTCGAGGGCCTGAAGTACCTTCACGTCGACGATGAAACGCCGACGGTGGCCGTGCAGGGCTACGGCCAGGTGGGCGGATCGGCGGCCCGCCTGCTGGCGGAGGCCGGGCTCAAGGTGGTGGCCGTGAGCGACTCCAGAGGTGGCGTGTACAACCCGAAAGGCCTTGATCTGGCCGCCCTGGAAGAGCACCGGCAGGTTCGCGGCGGGGTGAGCGGTTTCAAGAAGGCCGACAACCTCACCAACGCCGAGCTCATCGAGCTGCCGGTCACCGTGCTGGTGCCGGCGGCGGTCCAGGATCAGATCACCGAGGAAAACGCCAGCCGCGTTCGCGCCCGCCTGATCACCGAAGGCGCCAACGCCGCGGTCGCGCCCGGGGCCGACCCCATCCTTCACGACCGCGGGATTTTCGTCGTCCCGGACATCATCGCGAACTCGGGCGGCGTGATCGTCTCCTACTTCGAGTGGGTCCAGGATCTCCAGGCTTTCTTCTGGGAGGAGGAGGAGATCAACACCAAGCTCCACCACGTCATCACGCGCGCCTTCTACGAGATCCTCCACACCTCGGTCAACAAGCACATCGACATGCGGCTCGCGGCCTACGCCCTGGCCGTGCAGCGGGTGGCCAACGCGACGACTGTCAGGGGCATCTATCCATAATCGGGGAGTGATCCCCGCAGGGCCCAACCGCGTCCTGATCACCGGCGTATCCAATCCCCTCGGCGCTGAGGTCGCGCGCCGCCTCGCCCCGCAGGTCCCGCATCTGTTCGGCTGCGACCTGGCCGACCCGGTCAGCGCGCTCGAGGCGATGGACTTCGTGCATGCGGATACGCGGCAGTCGGTGATCGGTAAGCTGGTGCGCCGGCTCCACATCGACACCGTCGTGCACCTGGCCGTGATGGTCGACTCCCCACACCACGAGCGGGCCGTCCACGAGACGGACGTGATCGGAACCATGAACGTGCTGGTCGGATGCGCCGGTCCCTCGAGCCCGGTCCAGCGGCTGATCGTGAAATCGAGCCAGGCGGTTTACGGCGCGGGGCCGACCGACCCGTCCTTTTTTGCCGAAGAGATGAACATCGGCGAGCGGCGGGGCTCCTCGGTGACGCGCGACCTGATCGAATTGGAGCAGCTCGTCGGCGAGTTCGCCCTCCGCAACGAGGCCTGCCGGGTGACCGTCCTTCGTCTGGGATTCCGCGTGAGCGAGGACACCACGCTTGCCCGGTACCTGTCACTGCCGATCGTGCCGACCTTCGCCGGCTTCGATCCGCGCCTGCAGCTGCTGCACGAAGACGATGCGGCCGAGGCGGTCGTCCGAGCGGTGATGGGCGACCACGCGGGTGTTTTCAACGTCGCCGCGGACGGCGTCGTCCTGCTGAGCCAGGCGATCGCCATCATGGGCGGCCGGCCGGCACCCGTGCTGCTTCCGGTCGGGCGTTGGCTGATGCGGCTCGGGCTGCGCGCGGCGACCCACGTGGACCTGCCGGGCCACCTGGCGGACGTCATCGCGTTCGGCTCGGTGGCCGACACCTCGCGGCTGGCAGCCGAGTTCGGCTGGAAGCCCGGCCACAGCTCGCGGGCGGTCATGGACGGCCTGGCCCGAGGCAAGGACACCGAGGTGATCGGGGCCCCGTCGCCGCCGCAGGAATACGAGCTTCAGCGCTACCTGCAGCGCCGCCGCCGCCATGAGCGCAACGGCCACCGGGGCGGCTCCGCCGTGGTCGCGCATCGATGAGCGCGTCTCCGCAGGCGAAGGAGCGGAGGCGCAACAGCCAGAAGGCGGCGATCGTGCCGAACGGCAGGCTGCCGCGGCTGCCCAGGCCGGTGCGCCGGCTGCGGCGCCAGGCTCCGCTCTACGCCCTCCAGGGACTGGGCGAACTCTCGCTTCGCCTGCGCCGGCTGACCGGAAGGGATGTCATCGACCTCAACCGGGTCATGGAGTTCGTCCAGTTCGCGTACAGGCAGCGCGAGCTCGCGAAGCGCGGCCCGAACTATGAGGTCGACGATTTCGGATTCGATGCCGAGTGGACCGAGTCGTTCCTGTCGGTGTTCATGGTCATGTACCGCGACTACTGGCGGGTCGAGACGACCGGCGTCGAGCACGTGCCGGCCACCGGCCGCGCCCTCCTGGTTGCCAACCACGCAGGCGTGCTGCCGTGGGACGGAACGATGATCAAGACCGCGGTTTTCGCCGAGCACCCGCAGCCGCGCCACGTGCGCGCCCTCGTCGCCAGCCTCTTCATGGGCATGCCGGTTCTGAGCTGGTTCCTGCGCCGCACGGGGCAGACGGTGGGGCACCCTGACGACACACGCCGCCTGCTCGAGCGCGACGAGCTGGTCCTCGTCTTCCCCGAAGGGGTCAAGGGCACCGGCAAGCGATTCAAGGACCGCTACCGCCTGCGGCGCTTCGGCCGTGGGGGTTTCGTGGCGACGGCGATCCGAGCCGGGGCGCCGATCATCCCCGTCTCGGTCGTCGGCTCCGAGGAGATCTACCCGATGATCGCCGATCTCGCGCCGGTCGCCAGGTTCTTCGGCCTGCCCTACTTCCCGGTGACGCCGTTCTGGCCGTGGCTCGGTCCGCTGGGCATGATCCCCCTGCCCAGCAAGTGGCGCATCCAGTTCCACGCCCCGATCCATGTCGAGGCGAATCCGCCGGAAGCGGCGGACGACCAGAGCCTGGTGATGGGGCTCGCGGATGAGGTGCGCGAAACCATCCAGCGGGGCATCTACGACAACTTGAAAAAACGCCGGGGCGTCTTCGTCTGAGCACACCAGGGGTGATGGTTGAACCCGGCCGTCCCGGCCGCGCCGCTCGTCGAAGACCTAGGTCGTCAGCCGGAGCGGGGCCTTTTCATCCGGTTGCTCGACGATGTCCAGTGCGGTCGCCTGGCTGATCCAGTACTGCACGTCGGAGATGCGCGGTGCGCCCGCGAGGCCGACCGCGTCTGTGATCTTGGCATGCAGCTGAGTCGCGTCCTGGGCGCGCAGGTCTCGCATCGAATTGATTCCGAGGCGGCGGACGATCGGCAGAAACCGCTCCATCCCGGAGATCTCGAGCAGCGTGCATTGGTGGGCGAACTCCAGCAACCGGTCGGTGCTGATCCCGGTCCTCCTGGACAGGCGCTCACGGTCGATGGCGAGTGATGTGCGGTGCAGGAGCTGGTTGGTGTGCTGGACGCCGCGCGCCCGCAGACGGCGGACGTCGTCATCAGCAATCCCTCGCAGGTACTCGAGTGTTCGATACATTCGGTAAAAGGATATGCGGCTCACGGCCGCACCGCCTTCCCCTATAATCGGCCAACCCCCGCCACCACTGGAGTAAACACACCCTGAATCAGACCCGACTCGAAGCCCGCGGAGCGGTTCCCGGGGAGCAGTCTGGCCTCGAGATAGGGATCGGCCGGAGAGCGCGCCGCGCCTACGGTTTCGACGAGGTCGCGCTGGTCCCCGGCGGCGTCACGCTCAATCCCGAAGAGGTCGACATCTCCTTTTCGATGGGCGATCGCTTCAAGCTGCCGATCCCGATCTGGGGCTCTGCGATGGACGGCGTCGTCGACGTCGACTTCGCCATCGCGATGGGCGGGCTGGGCGGAGTTGCCGTCCTCAACCTCGACGGCGTGCACACGCGGTACGAGGATTCGGCGCCGATCATCAAGAGGATTGCCGAAGCCGACAAGTCACACGTCAACGCCGTGCTCAAAGAGGTTTATCGCGAGCCGGTCCAGCCCAGACTGATCGCCGAGCGCATCAAGGCGATCAAGGCGGCGGGCGTCCCCTGCGCCGTGTCGACGATCCCCGCGCGAGCCGG includes:
- a CDS encoding DUF881 domain-containing protein, whose translation is MSRQQLASAVVVAAVALATGFLVAGQVKAQLLTPSNQVARYQALVRSVQDLEATNAGSRRKIAALRTQIDVLESDAAQRSAATQALQNQVSDLRAHAGLTSMHGPGIEVDLGNGVPAPDQSGQTRYLVNFQDVQDVVNLLFAQGAEGIAVNGRRITPLTAFSGSEGQVVIDQGPPLSSPIKVIAVGDRNRMQAALDAPSALPDIRARQVQFQLRVTYSGSPDLSLPAYDSSLQISHVSPF
- a CDS encoding Glu/Leu/Phe/Val dehydrogenase, whose product is MAVETRAPAFQTAQRRFDAAADVIGLSDGARRGLRDVKRELTVHFPVRMDDGSVRVFTGWRVQHNISRGPAKGGIRYHPDVNLDLVKALAMLMTWKCAAVGIPYGGSKGAVACDPSKMSSSELEHLTRRFATEIAILIGPEKDIPAPDMGTNPQVMAWIMDTISMHSGHSVTASVTGKPVDVGGSEGRVDAPGRGATYLTLEGLKYLHVDDETPTVAVQGYGQVGGSAARLLAEAGLKVVAVSDSRGGVYNPKGLDLAALEEHRQVRGGVSGFKKADNLTNAELIELPVTVLVPAAVQDQITEENASRVRARLITEGANAAVAPGADPILHDRGIFVVPDIIANSGGVIVSYFEWVQDLQAFFWEEEEINTKLHHVITRAFYEILHTSVNKHIDMRLAAYALAVQRVANATTVRGIYP
- a CDS encoding NAD-dependent epimerase/dehydratase family protein, which codes for MSGASIHNRGVIPAGPNRVLITGVSNPLGAEVARRLAPQVPHLFGCDLADPVSALEAMDFVHADTRQSVIGKLVRRLHIDTVVHLAVMVDSPHHERAVHETDVIGTMNVLVGCAGPSSPVQRLIVKSSQAVYGAGPTDPSFFAEEMNIGERRGSSVTRDLIELEQLVGEFALRNEACRVTVLRLGFRVSEDTTLARYLSLPIVPTFAGFDPRLQLLHEDDAAEAVVRAVMGDHAGVFNVAADGVVLLSQAIAIMGGRPAPVLLPVGRWLMRLGLRAATHVDLPGHLADVIAFGSVADTSRLAAEFGWKPGHSSRAVMDGLARGKDTEVIGAPSPPQEYELQRYLQRRRRHERNGHRGGSAVVAHR
- a CDS encoding acyltransferase family protein, yielding MSASPQAKERRRNSQKAAIVPNGRLPRLPRPVRRLRRQAPLYALQGLGELSLRLRRLTGRDVIDLNRVMEFVQFAYRQRELAKRGPNYEVDDFGFDAEWTESFLSVFMVMYRDYWRVETTGVEHVPATGRALLVANHAGVLPWDGTMIKTAVFAEHPQPRHVRALVASLFMGMPVLSWFLRRTGQTVGHPDDTRRLLERDELVLVFPEGVKGTGKRFKDRYRLRRFGRGGFVATAIRAGAPIIPVSVVGSEEIYPMIADLAPVARFFGLPYFPVTPFWPWLGPLGMIPLPSKWRIQFHAPIHVEANPPEAADDQSLVMGLADEVRETIQRGIYDNLKKRRGVFV
- a CDS encoding DUF4332 domain-containing protein; this encodes MYRTLEYLRGIADDDVRRLRARGVQHTNQLLHRTSLAIDRERLSRRTGISTDRLLEFAHQCTLLEISGMERFLPIVRRLGINSMRDLRAQDATQLHAKITDAVGLAGAPRISDVQYWISQATALDIVEQPDEKAPLRLTT